In one window of Candidatus Bathyarchaeota archaeon DNA:
- the thiL gene encoding thiamine-phosphate kinase, with protein MATAGEIGERALIERMHRWITPMPGTPLPLWEDASAIDLRDGRVAVLNTDMLVWETDVPPGMTPYQAARKAVVMNFSDLGAKGVPPLSFMASIGIPRDLEVEIVEEMAKGFEAGTREYGGYVIGGDTNEASDIVISGVAFGVSSKERIMTRKGAKPGEILATTGPFGLTAAALKTLLTGLEAPEGLKEALVQSIYNPKARIREGIALAESGAVTSAIDSSDGLSASLHDLSRSSKVGFRVEALPIPPEVVAYADHHELNPDDLALYGGEEYELVFTVEEGRLEEAREALALVGCRLLELGVATSETDIRTAKNGVETSIEKRGWEHFMGA; from the coding sequence ATGGCAACGGCAGGGGAGATCGGCGAACGGGCTCTTATAGAGCGCATGCATCGATGGATCACCCCCATGCCCGGAACGCCTCTCCCCTTATGGGAGGACGCTTCTGCCATAGACCTCAGGGATGGCAGAGTCGCCGTCCTGAATACCGATATGCTGGTTTGGGAGACCGATGTCCCTCCTGGGATGACCCCCTACCAGGCGGCGAGGAAGGCCGTTGTCATGAACTTTAGCGATCTTGGGGCAAAAGGAGTCCCACCCCTAAGCTTCATGGCATCCATCGGGATACCCCGAGACCTCGAGGTGGAGATAGTCGAGGAGATGGCCAAAGGATTTGAGGCCGGCACTCGGGAGTACGGGGGATACGTTATCGGAGGAGATACAAATGAAGCCTCGGACATCGTTATTAGCGGAGTCGCCTTTGGTGTTTCATCGAAGGAGAGGATCATGACCCGAAAGGGGGCCAAGCCCGGTGAAATCCTTGCCACCACGGGGCCCTTCGGTCTTACTGCCGCCGCCCTCAAGACCCTCCTCACGGGACTGGAGGCTCCCGAGGGCCTAAAGGAGGCTCTGGTCCAATCAATTTATAATCCGAAGGCCCGGATTCGGGAGGGAATCGCCCTCGCCGAGTCTGGCGCAGTAACTTCCGCCATCGACTCCAGCGATGGACTCTCCGCGAGCCTCCACGACCTCTCCCGGAGCAGCAAAGTCGGCTTCAGGGTTGAGGCCCTTCCGATCCCCCCCGAAGTGGTCGCGTATGCTGATCATCATGAACTAAACCCGGACGATCTTGCCCTTTATGGTGGGGAGGAATACGAGCTGGTCTTCACCGTAGAGGAGGGACGTCTCGAAGAAGCCCGGGAAGCCTTAGCCCTTGTAGGATGCAGACTCCTAGAACTCGGCGTAGCTACCTCTGAAACAGACATCAGAACCGCCAAAAACGGAGTGGAGACCTCTATTGAAAAACGGGGCTGGGAGCACTTTATGGGGGCCTAA
- a CDS encoding DUF4011 domain-containing protein, with amino-acid sequence MNSASLSKVLSRVDDWRLKLIDLSRRNRLVNFRPTRSSNLEFCRPSINPFFERLVVKDKSWSIWEPPEDSGEPPRRIRPRKTQIVPKEIKAARVRRVLRNLSRRSASEYRERGVRILYVAFGTLSWREVGSNQPLVSPIVLTPVELTRKTSRDPYTVQIPAVEDEAILNPALRLKLHLEHKIELPPLFDWDENSLTTYLAEVQETIRETGWEVEDRVHMGLFSFHKLVMYQDLMDNVDTIIEHPLIQALAGVNPPPVARGPLPKAGELDNLDPKEVFQVLDADSSQQLCIQYALARQSFVMHGPPGTGKSQTIANMIGEFIARGKTVLFVSEKMAALEVVYNRLRARNLEDYCLELHSHKANKRDVVAELNRALNEHLKTQGAMNEEDLERLIARRNQLNDYVSALHNRREPIGYNPYQIFEALVSLEEIPLFPTGFRAFDSLDQRKLLELEDKVRRLSNAWRVVEEGDIFPWNGCIEENYTLETRSQWIHLLENTIATANDMEIASEEYAQILGLEIPGTIEEYERLQKITELISATPRPLRKWLVDADLRTIQSLVEKSRKQWGEYWAWVGALEKDYDTRLILIPPGTAGRIEEAWEGLAELLAPISEGDGGLLKHLLGLEAFLRKVSKRLKELKGSAEQISSFLGLKGEVETLEKVTFISKLARMCKTEFRPMRSWLDRSGLNEATQLLETLKNDHSHREKLRERLKTYDDAVLTLELDEIIEYLEGPGSSFFRVLMPSYYRAKGAISKVTQDGGFPATAVEDLKAARELRGILEKLDANLEKARKTLGIYYKGKDPDFDGAEVALKNASNTLRLAGTSRAPKTLRDNLSVYSEPNETLLRYSEALSGSLTEWRADERKLRGVLPSKLMTNSGVSMRKSGFREVESWAMDSLEKLVNLSRLSSGALATRLHKHPATFVGLVKDLRTVEEIQRFEDEVDSRSEEMRDIFGLLYSGLRTDWNGVLEALGWTRTLIRALPRGVSERLAQGISQDGPPLPPDPLIGERWSNISLSLDSIDDRFERELWPEPRGRLTLEKVRTSLGVLRSRIDDLQTWVDFNTQETEIRNAGLGQFLEILIAERVERDRLVDVFRKAMYQGLLDAVFKEDAVLKNFRGQDHEQLIKDFQDLDLRFIQLTSQRVIEIANEQKPQGVFVQAPDSEITVLMREAAKKRRHMPLRYLFERIPNLVRRLKPCLMMSPISVSQFLIPTGAQFDLVVFDEASQIYTEDAVGSIYRGDTLVITGDPKQLPPTPFFQHTIDDDFDWDEEGYEFDVFDSVLDECMSIGLPVRMLKWHYRSKHDSLISFSNDRFYNGNLVLFPSSRMDSDLGLELIHVKDGLYDRGGRRNNVREAEVVADLVFEHFERHPEKTLGVVTFSLSQMNTVQDAVEVRLQEHPTFEKFFVEDRLDGFFVKNLENVQGDERDVMIFSVGYGYDTNGKITMNFGPLNKQGGERRLNVAVTRAREKVVLVSSIKYDDINLQATQAEGVHSLHHYMRFAERRPRNLKDVEAQEHILISQLDEKVAEEVNRLGYKTVPLVGSGAFRVDLGVLDPADPSRFILGIMCDGENYVTADTARDRDRLRIQVLENLGWRIHRIWAPDWVQRQDTEAQRLAKALKDANEEPRQEATKKALKPPTTQRNILNQVKVVDTPPGELPGVEPYRFVKLKPDYLFTRYSPDHRERYLREYHSEVRRLLPQLVKGEGPIHVELAFKRMNNAFRLSRATNAFRVAFQEEVEVLEKDQIEMKGDFLWPKGIDSVRVRAPVDGVTESFRPIEYISPEEILKALTMVTGYSFGIRKETLLNETARLLGFKRMGPKILEALQLIYHRALNSGKIGLEDKLVVLKKR; translated from the coding sequence ATGAATTCGGCTTCCCTATCCAAAGTTCTAAGCAGAGTCGACGATTGGAGGCTCAAACTCATTGATCTGAGCAGGAGGAATCGCTTAGTCAACTTCAGGCCCACCCGCAGCTCTAATCTTGAGTTTTGTAGACCTAGTATCAACCCTTTCTTCGAGAGACTCGTTGTAAAGGATAAATCTTGGTCGATCTGGGAGCCCCCTGAGGACTCTGGGGAACCCCCACGCAGGATCCGCCCCCGGAAAACCCAGATTGTTCCCAAAGAGATCAAAGCCGCCCGAGTACGTCGGGTCCTTAGGAACCTCTCGAGGCGCTCCGCCTCTGAGTACCGAGAGAGAGGGGTCCGGATCCTCTACGTCGCCTTCGGGACGCTCAGCTGGCGCGAGGTAGGGTCTAACCAGCCCCTTGTCTCCCCCATAGTCCTTACCCCCGTGGAGCTCACCCGGAAGACCAGCAGGGATCCTTACACGGTCCAGATTCCCGCCGTTGAGGACGAGGCTATTCTCAACCCTGCTCTCAGGCTCAAGCTTCACTTAGAGCACAAGATCGAGCTCCCCCCGCTCTTCGACTGGGACGAAAACTCCCTTACAACCTACCTCGCTGAGGTCCAAGAGACTATCCGAGAGACCGGCTGGGAGGTAGAGGACCGGGTTCATATGGGCCTATTTTCGTTCCACAAGCTGGTAATGTACCAGGACCTTATGGATAATGTGGATACCATCATAGAGCACCCCTTAATCCAAGCCCTCGCCGGAGTGAATCCCCCCCCTGTAGCGAGGGGGCCTCTGCCCAAAGCCGGGGAGCTGGACAACCTCGACCCCAAGGAGGTCTTTCAGGTTCTGGACGCTGACAGCAGCCAGCAGCTCTGCATCCAGTATGCTCTTGCAAGGCAGAGCTTTGTGATGCACGGCCCCCCAGGCACCGGAAAGAGCCAGACCATCGCGAACATGATCGGCGAGTTTATCGCCCGGGGAAAGACTGTCCTTTTCGTCAGTGAGAAGATGGCTGCTCTTGAGGTTGTTTACAACCGTCTCCGAGCTCGGAACCTGGAGGATTACTGCCTTGAGTTACACAGCCACAAGGCCAACAAACGGGACGTGGTGGCCGAGCTCAACAGGGCCCTCAACGAACACCTCAAAACTCAGGGCGCGATGAACGAAGAAGACCTAGAGCGCCTTATCGCTAGGCGGAATCAACTCAACGATTATGTGAGTGCACTTCACAACCGCAGAGAGCCCATCGGGTATAACCCCTACCAGATCTTTGAGGCTTTAGTAAGCCTTGAAGAGATCCCTCTTTTTCCAACAGGATTCAGGGCCTTCGACTCCTTGGACCAGAGGAAGCTCCTTGAACTCGAGGACAAGGTCAGGAGGCTCTCCAATGCTTGGAGGGTTGTCGAAGAAGGAGATATCTTTCCATGGAATGGGTGCATCGAGGAAAATTACACCCTAGAGACACGGTCTCAATGGATTCACCTCTTAGAGAACACTATAGCGACGGCAAACGATATGGAAATAGCCTCCGAAGAATACGCTCAGATCCTGGGACTAGAAATCCCAGGCACGATAGAGGAGTACGAGCGTCTCCAGAAGATTACTGAGCTCATTAGCGCGACACCAAGGCCCCTCCGGAAATGGCTTGTAGACGCAGACCTTCGGACTATACAGTCTCTCGTTGAGAAGAGCCGGAAGCAGTGGGGCGAGTACTGGGCCTGGGTGGGGGCCCTCGAAAAGGATTACGATACTAGACTGATCCTCATACCCCCAGGAACTGCGGGCAGGATCGAGGAAGCTTGGGAGGGCCTCGCAGAGCTCCTCGCCCCGATATCGGAGGGTGACGGGGGTCTTCTCAAACACTTGCTGGGTCTGGAAGCCTTCCTGAGGAAGGTCTCGAAGAGGCTCAAGGAGCTGAAGGGGAGCGCCGAACAGATCTCCTCATTCCTTGGGTTGAAGGGAGAAGTTGAAACCCTAGAGAAGGTCACTTTTATTTCCAAGCTCGCCCGAATGTGCAAGACTGAGTTCAGGCCCATGAGGTCATGGCTCGACCGGAGTGGCCTAAATGAGGCCACACAGCTTTTGGAGACACTAAAGAACGATCACTCTCATAGGGAAAAGCTTAGGGAGAGGCTTAAAACCTATGATGACGCTGTCTTAACCCTGGAACTCGACGAGATAATCGAGTACTTGGAGGGCCCCGGTAGCTCTTTCTTCAGGGTATTGATGCCCAGCTACTACAGGGCCAAGGGAGCCATCTCCAAGGTGACACAGGACGGGGGGTTCCCAGCGACGGCCGTCGAGGATCTCAAGGCTGCGCGAGAACTCCGCGGAATTCTAGAGAAGCTGGACGCAAACCTCGAGAAGGCTAGGAAGACTTTGGGCATCTACTACAAGGGTAAGGACCCCGACTTTGATGGAGCAGAGGTAGCCCTCAAGAACGCCTCCAATACCCTCCGATTAGCCGGGACCTCTAGAGCCCCAAAGACCCTTAGGGACAATCTATCCGTATACTCGGAACCGAACGAGACCCTCCTCCGGTACAGTGAAGCGCTGTCTGGATCCCTTACCGAATGGAGAGCTGACGAAAGGAAGCTACGAGGGGTGCTTCCCTCGAAATTAATGACGAATTCTGGGGTCTCTATGCGGAAAAGTGGCTTCCGGGAGGTGGAATCTTGGGCGATGGACTCGTTGGAAAAGCTTGTAAACCTTTCTAGGTTATCATCGGGAGCGTTGGCAACACGTCTCCACAAGCACCCGGCGACCTTTGTGGGTCTAGTGAAAGACCTGAGGACCGTAGAGGAAATCCAGAGATTCGAGGATGAGGTGGACAGCCGCTCTGAGGAGATGAGGGACATTTTTGGCCTACTCTATAGTGGCCTCAGGACGGACTGGAACGGGGTCCTCGAGGCACTGGGGTGGACTCGGACGCTAATCAGAGCCCTCCCCCGAGGGGTCTCTGAGAGGTTAGCTCAGGGCATCTCTCAGGATGGACCCCCTCTTCCCCCTGATCCCCTTATCGGGGAGAGGTGGAGCAATATTTCTCTATCCTTGGACTCCATCGATGACCGTTTCGAGAGAGAGCTTTGGCCTGAGCCAAGGGGACGTTTGACTCTTGAAAAGGTGAGAACAAGTCTAGGTGTCCTTCGATCCAGGATTGATGACCTCCAGACCTGGGTGGACTTTAACACCCAGGAGACCGAGATCAGGAATGCAGGGCTCGGGCAATTCCTTGAGATCCTCATAGCCGAGAGGGTCGAGAGGGATCGTCTTGTAGACGTCTTCAGGAAGGCCATGTACCAGGGGCTCTTGGATGCCGTATTTAAGGAGGATGCAGTCCTCAAGAATTTTAGGGGACAGGACCATGAGCAGCTCATCAAGGATTTCCAGGATCTGGATCTCCGTTTCATTCAATTGACCTCCCAAAGGGTGATCGAGATCGCCAACGAGCAAAAGCCCCAGGGGGTCTTCGTTCAAGCCCCAGACTCGGAGATCACTGTGTTGATGCGGGAGGCTGCGAAGAAGCGTCGCCATATGCCCTTGAGGTACTTATTCGAGCGTATCCCGAATCTTGTTAGGAGGTTGAAACCCTGCCTTATGATGAGCCCTATCAGCGTGAGCCAGTTTCTGATCCCCACGGGGGCCCAATTCGATCTCGTGGTCTTCGATGAGGCCTCTCAGATCTACACCGAGGATGCTGTGGGCTCCATCTACCGGGGGGATACCCTAGTGATCACCGGGGATCCGAAGCAGCTTCCGCCCACCCCCTTTTTTCAACATACTATAGATGATGACTTTGACTGGGACGAGGAGGGCTACGAGTTTGACGTCTTCGACAGCGTCCTCGATGAGTGCATGAGTATCGGCCTCCCTGTCAGGATGCTAAAATGGCATTATCGTAGCAAACATGATTCCTTGATCAGCTTCAGCAACGACAGATTTTACAACGGCAATCTCGTGCTTTTCCCCTCCTCAAGGATGGACTCAGACCTAGGTCTCGAGCTAATCCACGTTAAAGACGGCCTTTACGACAGAGGGGGCAGGAGAAATAACGTGAGGGAGGCCGAAGTAGTGGCTGATCTCGTCTTCGAGCACTTCGAGAGGCACCCTGAGAAGACACTTGGCGTGGTCACTTTCAGTTTGAGCCAGATGAATACCGTGCAGGACGCCGTGGAAGTCCGGCTCCAGGAGCATCCCACGTTCGAGAAGTTCTTCGTAGAGGATAGGCTCGACGGATTCTTCGTAAAGAATCTAGAGAACGTTCAGGGTGACGAAAGGGACGTCATGATCTTTAGCGTTGGATATGGCTACGACACAAATGGCAAGATAACGATGAACTTCGGTCCTCTCAACAAACAGGGGGGAGAGCGTCGCCTTAATGTAGCTGTAACCCGTGCCCGGGAGAAGGTGGTTCTTGTGAGTAGCATCAAATATGATGACATCAACCTCCAGGCAACACAGGCCGAGGGGGTTCACAGTCTTCATCATTATATGAGGTTTGCTGAGAGGCGCCCCCGGAACCTTAAGGACGTTGAGGCCCAAGAACATATCCTCATCTCCCAGTTGGACGAAAAGGTTGCCGAGGAGGTGAATCGCCTAGGTTACAAGACGGTGCCCTTGGTGGGCTCCGGGGCGTTCAGGGTGGACCTAGGGGTTTTAGACCCGGCTGATCCGAGTAGGTTTATCCTGGGCATCATGTGCGACGGGGAGAACTATGTGACCGCTGACACAGCCCGGGACAGGGATCGCCTTAGAATCCAGGTCCTGGAGAACCTTGGGTGGAGGATCCACCGTATCTGGGCTCCTGACTGGGTGCAAAGGCAGGATACCGAGGCGCAGAGGCTAGCGAAGGCTCTCAAAGATGCCAACGAGGAACCCAGACAGGAAGCGACGAAAAAGGCCTTGAAACCTCCCACCACGCAAAGGAACATCCTTAATCAGGTGAAGGTAGTGGACACCCCCCCAGGGGAGCTTCCTGGTGTGGAGCCCTATAGGTTTGTGAAGCTGAAACCCGATTACCTTTTCACTAGATACTCTCCGGATCACAGGGAGCGATATTTGAGGGAGTACCACTCCGAAGTGAGGCGGCTCCTACCCCAGCTGGTTAAAGGGGAGGGGCCCATCCACGTGGAGCTCGCGTTTAAGAGGATGAACAACGCCTTTAGGCTGAGCCGGGCAACGAACGCATTTAGAGTGGCCTTCCAGGAGGAGGTAGAGGTACTCGAGAAAGATCAAATTGAAATGAAGGGCGATTTCCTCTGGCCAAAGGGAATTGATTCAGTCCGGGTGAGAGCCCCGGTAGATGGCGTTACCGAGAGCTTCAGGCCCATAGAGTACATCTCCCCTGAGGAGATACTAAAGGCGTTGACTATGGTCACCGGGTACTCCTTTGGGATAAGGAAGGAGACTCTACTCAATGAGACAGCACGCCTCCTCGGATTCAAGCGGATGGGACCTAAAATTCTGGAAGCCTTGCAGCTAATCTATCATAGGGCTCTTAACTCCGGAAAGATAGGTCTAGAGGACAAACTCGTGGTCCTCAAGAAGCGTTAA
- the albA gene encoding DNA-binding protein Alba produces MSRSNTVFIGRKPVLNYVLACLILLKSAEKEVFIKARGRSISTAVGVVEVIKNRFVNDLKVLDISIGTERLTSPDRDQPTNVSSIEIKVMK; encoded by the coding sequence ATGTCGAGATCGAACACCGTTTTCATTGGTAGAAAACCGGTCCTAAACTATGTGCTAGCTTGCTTGATCTTGCTCAAGAGCGCTGAGAAGGAAGTCTTCATTAAGGCGAGGGGAAGATCGATCAGCACAGCGGTTGGCGTGGTAGAAGTGATCAAGAATAGGTTCGTAAACGACTTGAAGGTCTTGGACATCAGCATTGGAACCGAGAGGCTTACATCTCCTGACCGAGATCAACCAACTAATGTGAGCAGTATCGAGATAAAGGTCATGAAATGA
- the aspS gene encoding aspartate--tRNA(Asn) ligase, which translates to MFERVYIEDSKGMLGETVTIAGWVTRSRDLRKIIFIVLRDKTGDIQITVKKNGSNDFGDLVLGREDVLKVTGRVVETQVAQAGIEFIPDSIEVLNKAQQPLPFDLFGPVKAEIDTRLNYRFMDFRRPRSNAIFRVQDTLLTSFRRFLTDQNYLEFQPPCVIASASEGGADLFRLPYFEKEAFLAQSPQLYKQMCAISFEKVYTITPIWRAEKFNTPTHLNEVRQMDIEQAFADDETVMKVLEEIFVHMLTDVNEKCPKEMELLEREIIIPELPLKRITYTEAVEMLQASGEEIAWGDDFSKPQERKLTELVGDEAFFMKDWPSVQKAFYAMPYEDNPEVVHAFDLLYSGVEISSGTMRIHIPDLLREQLRKKGLNPDNFFHYIESFSYGAPPHAGWSIGLERLTMTVTGMKNIRECCMFPRDRDRLVP; encoded by the coding sequence TTGTTTGAACGAGTTTACATTGAGGACTCCAAGGGGATGTTGGGGGAAACGGTCACCATCGCCGGATGGGTCACCCGGTCCCGAGATCTCAGGAAGATCATATTCATTGTGCTCCGGGACAAGACTGGAGACATCCAGATCACGGTGAAGAAAAATGGTTCCAATGATTTCGGTGATCTCGTCTTGGGCCGGGAGGATGTCCTCAAGGTCACTGGGAGGGTGGTGGAGACCCAGGTCGCCCAGGCAGGGATCGAGTTCATCCCGGACAGTATCGAGGTCCTGAATAAGGCACAGCAGCCTCTCCCTTTTGACCTGTTCGGCCCGGTGAAGGCAGAGATTGATACGAGACTCAACTATCGTTTCATGGATTTCAGGAGGCCAAGAAGCAACGCAATCTTTAGGGTACAGGACACTCTTCTGACGTCTTTCAGGAGGTTTCTCACGGACCAGAATTACCTTGAGTTTCAGCCCCCCTGTGTTATAGCTTCTGCGTCTGAAGGGGGAGCCGACCTGTTCAGACTCCCCTACTTCGAGAAGGAGGCGTTCCTCGCACAGAGTCCCCAGCTCTACAAGCAGATGTGTGCTATCAGTTTCGAGAAGGTATACACCATCACACCGATCTGGAGAGCGGAAAAGTTCAACACCCCTACCCATCTCAACGAGGTACGTCAGATGGATATTGAACAGGCCTTCGCCGACGACGAGACGGTGATGAAAGTACTGGAGGAGATCTTTGTCCATATGCTCACAGATGTTAATGAAAAGTGCCCCAAGGAAATGGAGCTCCTGGAACGGGAGATCATCATTCCCGAGTTACCCTTGAAGAGGATCACATACACCGAGGCTGTGGAGATGCTACAAGCCTCCGGAGAGGAGATAGCATGGGGTGACGACTTCTCGAAGCCCCAGGAGAGGAAACTCACAGAGCTGGTGGGGGATGAGGCGTTCTTCATGAAGGATTGGCCCAGTGTCCAGAAGGCCTTCTATGCTATGCCTTATGAAGATAACCCCGAGGTAGTCCACGCCTTCGACCTATTATACAGCGGAGTTGAGATTAGCAGTGGCACCATGAGGATTCACATCCCTGATCTTCTGAGGGAGCAGCTCCGGAAGAAGGGGCTCAATCCAGACAACTTTTTCCACTACATCGAGAGCTTCAGTTACGGGGCGCCCCCCCACGCAGGGTGGAGCATCGGGTTAGAGAGGCTCACCATGACTGTAACGGGGATGAAAAACATCCGGGAATGCTGCATGTTTCCTAGGGACAGAGACCGGTTGGTGCCCTAG
- the pth2 gene encoding peptidyl-tRNA hydrolase Pth2, with protein MGKNSFGYKMCIVLRMDLGMSTGKLIAQAAHAAVGASDLGKKENHKAWRNWRDKGAKKVSLEAESLKELKELQSKAVDLDIVNIIIQDAGHTEVPTGTITALGLGPDKSDLLDKVTGSLPLI; from the coding sequence GTGGGCAAAAACTCCTTCGGGTACAAGATGTGCATCGTTCTCCGAATGGACCTCGGGATGAGCACCGGGAAGCTTATCGCCCAGGCAGCACATGCCGCCGTCGGGGCATCGGATCTCGGTAAGAAAGAGAACCATAAGGCTTGGCGCAACTGGAGGGATAAAGGGGCCAAGAAGGTGTCATTAGAGGCCGAGTCCCTCAAGGAGCTCAAAGAACTCCAGAGTAAGGCAGTTGATCTCGATATCGTTAACATCATCATCCAGGACGCTGGCCACACCGAGGTGCCAACAGGTACCATCACCGCCCTGGGGTTGGGCCCGGATAAGTCTGATCTGCTAGACAAGGTTACGGGCTCGCTGCCGCTCATCTAG
- a CDS encoding exosortase/archaeosortase family protein, whose translation MTVRGLPEPMRATLFYILLFLTIAWGFELVPSAWLERLTAEIMTGIFTLLKLSSSNGVDNGLAYLSLMGGARDVYVIIIRECTAIHVWGVLVALILPLNRGSWQRKAISLAFGWVLVFLMNLSRIFIIVYLTAFNLPPFTWFFTNPTVDTYHYPISFIYGVIGIAILIITISKWFLPGFADTLITLLDGFKPMFVKGKD comes from the coding sequence ATGACGGTCAGAGGCCTCCCAGAGCCTATGCGGGCTACTCTGTTCTATATCCTATTATTCCTTACTATTGCATGGGGGTTCGAGCTCGTCCCAAGCGCATGGCTCGAAAGGCTCACAGCCGAGATCATGACGGGAATTTTTACCTTACTGAAACTCTCCTCAAGCAACGGGGTCGACAATGGACTCGCATATTTGAGCCTTATGGGGGGCGCCCGGGACGTCTACGTCATCATCATACGGGAGTGCACAGCGATTCATGTTTGGGGTGTCCTAGTCGCCCTGATCCTACCCCTTAACAGAGGGAGCTGGCAAAGGAAGGCCATTAGCCTCGCATTCGGGTGGGTCCTTGTCTTTCTCATGAATTTGTCCCGAATCTTCATCATAGTCTACCTAACGGCTTTCAATCTGCCTCCGTTCACATGGTTCTTCACGAATCCCACGGTAGATACCTACCACTATCCGATAAGCTTCATCTATGGAGTCATTGGCATTGCGATCCTTATTATTACTATTAGCAAGTGGTTTCTTCCTGGGTTCGCTGACACACTAATCACCCTACTCGACGGATTCAAGCCCATGTTCGTCAAGGGAAAAGACTAG
- a CDS encoding zinc finger domain-containing protein: MPSCISCSKRTAPGEKTVKFQCPSCGNVSILRCERCRLFGRAYTCPGCGFKGP, encoded by the coding sequence ATGCCATCCTGTATCTCCTGCAGTAAGAGGACAGCCCCCGGCGAGAAGACCGTAAAGTTTCAGTGCCCCAGCTGCGGTAACGTCTCCATCTTACGATGTGAAAGGTGTAGACTCTTTGGGAGGGCATACACCTGTCCTGGATGTGGGTTTAAAGGTCCCTAG
- a CDS encoding NAD(P)/FAD-dependent oxidoreductase, which translates to MRTEVAVVGGGPAGLITARELAAQGIRVKVFEEHPKIGTPNHCAGVLSIEGLNRIGVEPNIDFLRHEIKGGTAFAPNGTGIRIMGRKTRAYIVDRTVFDKHLADAARDAGAEIETKHRIRDFIITNGKVVGVRGDLEIEASIVIDAEGVSGALAKKVRLHKPESGILAGINANVPGAQLESDMVEVWLGKKLAEGMFAWAVPNGEDEIRCGLATSKGDALELLRSFIKARFGLSKCEEPTRWPVLTGGPIDKTHGEGILLVGDVAGHTKPTTGGGVILGGMCAIIAAETAIQALEEGDYSASFLRRYDKRWREALGGEFSSMLRMRRFLNSIPDPRMNKIFASVKSAGLEPILEKFIAEGDMDLQSEFLRKALTHPGMLRVLTGTVGHLALEEFKSRFNL; encoded by the coding sequence TTGAGGACGGAGGTAGCCGTCGTCGGCGGTGGGCCCGCGGGACTCATCACTGCCCGGGAGCTTGCTGCTCAAGGCATTCGAGTCAAGGTCTTCGAGGAGCATCCGAAGATAGGTACCCCTAACCACTGTGCAGGGGTCCTGAGCATCGAGGGACTCAATCGCATCGGGGTGGAACCAAACATCGATTTTCTCAGGCATGAGATCAAGGGAGGCACAGCCTTCGCCCCGAACGGCACTGGGATCAGGATAATGGGCAGGAAGACCCGGGCTTACATCGTGGACAGAACCGTCTTTGACAAACATCTTGCTGATGCCGCGAGGGACGCAGGGGCTGAGATCGAGACAAAACACCGTATCCGAGATTTTATCATTACGAACGGCAAGGTTGTCGGGGTCAGGGGAGACCTAGAAATCGAAGCAAGTATAGTGATCGATGCAGAGGGCGTTTCTGGCGCTCTAGCTAAAAAAGTGAGGCTCCATAAACCGGAAAGCGGTATCTTGGCGGGCATCAACGCCAACGTCCCCGGCGCCCAACTGGAATCTGACATGGTAGAAGTCTGGTTGGGGAAGAAACTAGCAGAGGGAATGTTCGCCTGGGCGGTGCCAAACGGAGAGGACGAGATACGCTGCGGCCTTGCTACTAGTAAGGGGGACGCCTTGGAACTCCTCAGGAGCTTCATCAAGGCCCGATTTGGGCTCTCGAAGTGCGAAGAGCCCACGAGATGGCCCGTGCTAACCGGGGGACCTATTGACAAGACACACGGGGAAGGAATACTCCTGGTTGGGGATGTTGCTGGTCACACGAAACCTACCACGGGGGGAGGAGTCATCTTAGGGGGTATGTGCGCGATAATAGCTGCTGAGACGGCGATTCAGGCCCTCGAAGAGGGAGACTACTCTGCGAGTTTCCTCAGACGATACGATAAAAGGTGGCGGGAGGCTCTTGGAGGGGAGTTCTCCTCAATGCTCAGGATGCGGAGGTTCCTAAACTCCATTCCTGATCCCCGGATGAATAAGATTTTCGCATCAGTCAAGTCAGCTGGCCTTGAGCCGATCCTGGAGAAGTTCATTGCAGAAGGCGATATGGACCTTCAAAGCGAGTTTCTCAGGAAGGCTCTCACCCACCCTGGGATGCTTCGGGTCCTAACGGGCACTGTTGGCCACCTCGCCTTGGAGGAGTTCAAGAGCCGATTTAACCTTTAA